AAGTTTGGCGCCGTCGTCGACCATCACCCGAAAAGTGATGGGTGTCCCGGTCTCGTCCGGCATTATCTCGATATAACCGTCCCATATGACGCCGAACCTGTCGACTCCGAAATTCACGATAGTGGCGATGGAGCCTCCGCCGGCGAACTCGGCGTCGTGCGTCTCAGACCAGCCCACATCGGAAGGAGTGGACTCATATCCGTCCGTGCCGGGAAGCTGGGTGTCATTGGGAGTTTGGTAGACAGGCCCGAGTTCGACGACCTTCTTGGCAAATCCCGCCTTATCTATGGTGACGTCCGGCGAGACCCCTGATATCCCCGGCCCGGATGCCCCCCCGTAATACCTCCCGAGAAGACCGCCTCTCATTATAGGCTTATAAAGCGTGATCTTGTCCTTATTGATGTTGAAAACGTCCTGGTCTATTCCCGTCGCGGCCCTTATCTCATTCATCGAATCGAAAGGTTTGTTCTTGCACTGCGCGGTTCCCTCGATATTGCCCGATATGCCGTTTATTGCCGTGTTTGTCGAATCCGTATCCCTGTAATCTATTATGTTCGCGACCTGCTGGTTTGTAAGGAATGTCTTAAGGATATCGATCTGACTGGCGTCCGTTTCGTCGAATGTATTGAGATTTACCTTATCTTCCTCGGACGTGATGGCAAGGGTATAGGTCCCTTCGCCAAGAGGGACGTTCGTTCCGCTAGAAGCGGCATAGCCTGCCACATAAGTCTTGAGGTTGGCATAGGAGGCAGAGGTTACCTGGGCGCGAATATCCATCACCGCTCTCTTTATGCCCGCCTCAGCTATATAACGCGCCCTTTCGGAATTTAGGAAATTGGCCGCTTCCTTGCGCGTAAGGAGCATGTTCAGGGCAAAGCTTATCCCGATAAGCGATATCAGGCCCAAAACGCCTATCGTCAACAGCAACGCTATGCCCCGCCTATTTTTCCCTGTCCAATGTTTCATCACGTTTCGAAATTCTCCACTTTTTTAATCCCCTCAGCCTATCCTATACACAGTTAACATGCCAAAGGGATCGGTTTCTATATAAGTTTAGACCATAAAAACGGCCTTGTCAATGGTACTTTTTTGCTTTTTGGAATGAATTTATTGCTTAATAAACAGCCCTCTGCTACGGAATATAAACGCCGGTTGAGAAGGTTTGGGTCTTTGTGGAATTCGGCTCCTGGATAGTTAAAATTATCTGGACCTTAGACGGCTTTTGCCCTGCCTGGGCGCCGCCGGCCCTTGAATCCCACGTAGTCGTTTGAGTACCTGCGGAATCGAAAAAAGTCATGGAGAATGCCGGCTGTGTAGCAGAAGCAACGACATTATCGGCGATCTTGTGGTTCTTGCTGGGGACATCAGCCTGGTGCGCGCTGAAGTCATAGTCCGGCGCTCCGGTCTGGAAGTAATAATACCTTGTAAGCTCATGGGTAGTGCTGTTGAGCCAGTATCCGACCTGGCACAACTCGAACGTGGCGGTAGCGTCGTTCTGCGTAGGGTTAAGCGCGGCGACAAAAAAGACTTCGCTCCCCCCGCTCGGGGTTACCCATGTGCTTCCGGAGCCGGAAGCAAAACCGCGGAACGTGACATCCGGGTTGCCGGAATTCAAATATGCGGCCGAAAGGTCCCTCGTCATCATATCCAGGGAGGCGCGCGCGTTCTGGAAGACGTCAAGATGGCCCTGGGTCCTGCGCCATGAATCCAGGCCGGCCTTGAAGACTATAAATAGCGAGGTCGCGATTATAGAGAATATGACCGATACGACCAGTATCTCTATTAAGGTGAGGCCCTTTCTACGGGCCGAGCGACGCAATAATTGTGACGAAATTCTCATTAAGGGTTCTCTGTTTATAATTCCATGATACGGTTAACGTGACCTGTTGGCAATTTGCCGGCAACCCGGATGTAGAGACCGTGACCGCATAGTTGAACCTCGGATCGGAAAAAGCGCCGCTTGTCGGCAAGACGCCTGTTGCCCCGTAGCCCACCCTCTTTATCTCCTCCATCTTATCCTGCGCGAATATCGTGGCTTTAGTCAGGTCGGCGGACCGGCTCGCCGAATCGAAACCGACCGGGAATAGCGCCAGGACCGCGAGTATCCCTATCATCAGGATGCCGAGAGAGATGACTATCTCTATTAAAGTAAAACCCTTTGCATTAGAAATGAATTTTATCATGGCATTGTAACCGCCCCTGTCGTGCTATCTACGGATATCACTCTGTTTTTTGTAGCGTCTTTTGTTTCCGCGACCGTCACCGTTGTCGGATTGGCGCTTCCGCTTATAAGCCCGCCGTTCGGGGTGAATGTGACCGTGACCGTAGCGGTGAAATTTATGCCCGCCGGCAACTGATATAGTTTTGTGCTTTCGACTGTTGTGCCTCCGGAATCCGTAATGCGGTACGTATTAGGCGTAACGCTCGTATCGAATACCGCGTTAAAATTGCTGTTCCGCGAAATGGCGTAACTTCTCGCCGTCCTGAGGATCGTGCCGATCTCCCTCTCCGAGGTCCTGAGGCCGGTAGACGATGAGAAATTCGCGAAAAAAGGCACGCTCATCGCGAGGAAGGCCAGGATAATGAACAGGACGATCGTCATCTCGATAAGCGTATAACCGGCTGCCCTTCTTTGCCCATAACGTAAGATCTTCATCGTAAAAGAATTATACCATATATTGACTTTGTGTCAAGGCGGATAGCGCGCAAAATAAAACCCCCGCATAGTGAAATGCGGGGGCTATTTATCCCGGCAGCGTCCTACTCTCCCGAGCCGTTGCCAGCTAAGTACCATCGGCCCTGAGGGGCTTAACTTCCGTATTCGGAATGGGAACGGGTGTGACCCTCTCGGCATAACCACCA
Above is a genomic segment from Candidatus Omnitrophota bacterium containing:
- a CDS encoding prepilin-type N-terminal cleavage/methylation domain-containing protein, which encodes MIKFISNAKGFTLIEIVISLGILMIGILAVLALFPVGFDSASRSADLTKATIFAQDKMEEIKRVGYGATGVLPTSGAFSDPRFNYAVTVSTSGLPANCQQVTLTVSWNYKQRTLNENFVTIIASLGP
- a CDS encoding GspH/FimT family pseudopilin — translated: MKILRYGQRRAAGYTLIEMTIVLFIILAFLAMSVPFFANFSSSTGLRTSEREIGTILRTARSYAISRNSNFNAVFDTSVTPNTYRITDSGGTTVESTKLYQLPAGINFTATVTVTFTPNGGLISGSANPTTVTVAETKDATKNRVISVDSTTGAVTMP
- a CDS encoding type II secretion system protein; its protein translation is MRRSARRKGLTLIEILVVSVIFSIIATSLFIVFKAGLDSWRRTQGHLDVFQNARASLDMMTRDLSAAYLNSGNPDVTFRGFASGSGSTWVTPSGGSEVFFVAALNPTQNDATATFELCQVGYWLNSTTHELTRYYYFQTGAPDYDFSAHQADVPSKNHKIADNVVASATQPAFSMTFFDSAGTQTTTWDSRAGGAQAGQKPSKVQIILTIQEPNSTKTQTFSTGVYIP